The following coding sequences are from one Kosakonia sp. H02 window:
- the rnz gene encoding ribonuclease Z — translation MELIFLGTSAGVPTRARNVSAILLNLQHPTRAGLWLFDCGEGSQHQMLRTAFHPGKLDKIFITHLHGDHLFGLPGLLCSRSMAGNMHPLQIYGPKGIGEFVETALRLSGSWTDYPLTIQEVTPGLVVNDGLRKVTAFPLAHPVECYGYRIEEHDKPGALNAAALAADGVPAGPLFQTLKAGGTVTLDDGRIINGADYLSPAEPGKKLAIFGDTSPCPASLELARNVDLMVHEATLETAMEEKANSRGHSSARQAAQLAVDAGAGRLVITHISSRYDERGSLALLAECRALFSQTALATDFDVVRV, via the coding sequence GTGGAACTGATTTTCTTAGGTACTTCGGCTGGCGTCCCGACCCGGGCGCGTAATGTCAGCGCAATATTGCTCAATTTACAGCATCCAACTCGCGCGGGGTTATGGCTGTTCGATTGCGGTGAAGGCTCGCAACACCAGATGCTGCGCACCGCATTTCATCCCGGCAAGCTGGACAAAATTTTTATTACCCACCTGCATGGCGATCATCTGTTTGGCCTGCCGGGGCTGCTGTGCAGCCGTTCCATGGCAGGCAACATGCATCCCTTGCAGATTTATGGCCCGAAAGGCATTGGTGAATTTGTTGAAACCGCGCTGCGCCTGAGTGGTTCATGGACCGATTATCCGTTAACCATACAAGAAGTGACGCCAGGTCTGGTGGTGAATGACGGGCTACGCAAAGTGACGGCATTCCCGCTGGCGCACCCGGTGGAGTGTTACGGCTATCGTATTGAAGAGCATGATAAGCCCGGCGCATTAAACGCCGCCGCGCTTGCCGCAGACGGCGTACCCGCCGGGCCGCTATTCCAGACGCTGAAAGCGGGCGGCACGGTGACGCTGGACGACGGGCGCATCATTAATGGCGCGGACTATCTCTCACCCGCTGAGCCAGGGAAAAAACTGGCAATTTTTGGTGACACGTCGCCCTGCCCGGCCTCGCTGGAGCTGGCGCGAAATGTTGACCTTATGGTGCACGAAGCGACGCTGGAAACGGCAATGGAAGAGAAAGCCAATAGCCGCGGACACAGCTCAGCACGCCAGGCCGCGCAACTGGCGGTGGACGCCGGTGCCGGTCGGCTGGTGATCACCCATATCAGTTCGCGCTATGACGAACGCGGCAGCCTCGCGTTGTTAGCCGAATGCCGCGCGCTCTTTTCGCAAACGGCACTGGCAACAGATTTTGACGTTGTTCGTGTCTGA
- a CDS encoding chemotaxis protein, producing MDTFQKDIDDRANLTLSNRFELLLFRLGTSLDATKSELFGINVFKLREIVPMPTFTRPAGMKPPLMGMVNIRDQVIPVIDLAAVAGCKPATGLNILLITEYARSVQAFAVESVENITRLDWKQVHTAEKAINGRYITSIACLDDDKDTNNLAMVLDVEQILYDIVPADHEVHGDHIPDKKFNLKAGSVAIVAEDSKVARAMLEKGLNAMEIPNAMHITGKDAWEKIQLLAQQAEKEGVPVSDKISMVLTDLEMPEMDGFTLTRLVKTDPRLKNIPVVIHSSLSGSANEDHVRKVQADGYVAKFEINELSAVIQEVLDRAARNVRGPLISHHQVTPAPLLAK from the coding sequence ATGGATACTTTCCAGAAAGACATCGATGACAGGGCGAATCTTACTCTGTCGAACCGGTTTGAGCTGTTACTGTTTCGCCTTGGCACATCGTTAGATGCGACAAAATCAGAGCTGTTTGGCATCAATGTGTTTAAGTTGCGCGAAATCGTTCCGATGCCCACGTTTACACGCCCTGCGGGAATGAAACCGCCGTTGATGGGAATGGTCAATATTCGCGATCAGGTGATCCCGGTGATTGACCTTGCCGCCGTCGCCGGGTGCAAGCCTGCTACTGGCCTCAACATTTTACTGATTACCGAGTATGCCCGCAGCGTACAAGCCTTTGCCGTCGAGTCCGTGGAAAACATTACGCGCCTGGACTGGAAACAGGTGCACACGGCGGAGAAAGCGATCAATGGCCGCTACATCACCAGTATCGCCTGCCTGGATGACGATAAGGACACCAACAACCTGGCGATGGTGCTGGACGTTGAGCAGATCCTGTATGACATCGTTCCGGCGGATCACGAGGTACATGGCGATCATATCCCGGACAAAAAATTCAACCTGAAAGCGGGTTCCGTGGCGATTGTGGCTGAAGATTCCAAAGTGGCGCGCGCCATGCTGGAAAAAGGTCTCAACGCGATGGAGATCCCGAACGCGATGCACATCACCGGTAAAGATGCCTGGGAAAAAATTCAACTACTGGCGCAGCAGGCTGAAAAAGAGGGTGTTCCGGTAAGCGATAAGATTTCGATGGTGTTGACCGATCTTGAGATGCCGGAAATGGACGGTTTTACCTTAACCCGTTTAGTCAAAACCGATCCGCGTCTGAAAAATATTCCGGTGGTGATCCACTCGTCGCTCTCCGGGAGCGCCAACGAAGATCACGTGCGTAAAGTTCAGGCCGATGGTTACGTGGCGAAGTTCGAAATTAACGAGCTTTCTGCGGTGATTCAGGAAGTGCTCGACCGCGCAGCGCGCAATGTGCGTGGCCCGCTGATTAGCCATCATCAGGTGACTCCTGCGCCGCTGCTGGCGAAGTAA
- the menF gene encoding isochorismate synthase MenF, producing the protein MFSISSALGYLHSRLADVFPRTPGFCFFDAPFPLNDAFDPLTWLASQPVYPQFYWQQRSGEDEAAALGALIPFSALPLAQQFLQQHPEDVRVWGVNAFDPTQGALFLPRLEWRREGGRAVLRLYLYSDSSLHDDAQRAADFLAALVESKPLGNVQQPCLGQRHFPEWEEWETLISRALDTLKSGELDKVVLARATDYRFASAVNAASLMAASRRLNHHCFHFMYAFDAQHAFLGSTPERLWRRRGVALRTEALAGTVANHDDDPQAQRLADWLMSDDKNQRENMLVVEDICQRLQHQTGALEVLPPQVVRLRKVQHLRRCIWSDLHTPDDALCLQLLQPTAAVAGLPRREARAFIARHEPFEREWYAGSAGYLSREQSEFCVALRSAKLSGDTVRLYAGAGIVPGSDAQQEWQEIDNKAAGLRSLLFRTHV; encoded by the coding sequence GTGTTTTCCATTTCCTCTGCGCTGGGCTATTTGCATAGCCGCCTGGCTGACGTCTTTCCTCGCACACCCGGTTTCTGCTTTTTTGATGCCCCTTTCCCGTTAAATGATGCTTTTGATCCCCTGACATGGCTGGCCAGCCAACCTGTTTATCCGCAATTTTACTGGCAGCAACGCAGCGGTGAGGATGAAGCGGCCGCCCTCGGCGCACTGATCCCTTTCTCTGCCTTACCGCTCGCCCAGCAGTTTTTGCAGCAACATCCTGAAGATGTTCGTGTCTGGGGAGTGAACGCGTTTGATCCCACGCAGGGGGCGCTGTTTTTGCCGCGTCTTGAATGGCGGCGTGAGGGCGGGCGGGCAGTGCTGCGCTTGTACCTTTATAGCGACAGTTCGCTGCATGACGATGCTCAACGCGCGGCGGATTTCCTGGCGGCCCTGGTCGAGTCGAAACCGCTGGGAAATGTTCAGCAACCCTGCCTGGGGCAGCGCCATTTCCCGGAGTGGGAAGAGTGGGAAACGCTGATTTCCCGGGCGCTGGATACGCTAAAAAGTGGCGAGCTGGATAAAGTTGTCCTCGCCCGCGCCACGGATTACCGTTTTGCCAGCGCCGTCAACGCCGCATCGTTAATGGCTGCCAGCCGTCGGCTTAATCATCACTGCTTTCACTTTATGTACGCCTTCGACGCACAGCATGCTTTTTTAGGCTCCACGCCAGAGCGGCTCTGGCGGCGGCGCGGTGTGGCGCTGCGTACTGAAGCATTAGCCGGGACGGTCGCCAACCATGATGACGACCCGCAGGCACAGCGCCTTGCCGACTGGCTGATGAGTGATGATAAAAACCAGCGCGAAAATATGCTGGTAGTGGAAGATATCTGCCAGCGTTTACAGCACCAGACCGGCGCGCTGGAGGTTCTGCCGCCGCAGGTGGTTCGGTTGCGCAAAGTGCAGCATTTGCGCCGCTGCATCTGGAGCGATTTACACACGCCGGATGACGCCCTGTGCTTACAGTTACTTCAGCCTACGGCGGCGGTAGCCGGTCTCCCCCGGCGCGAAGCGCGGGCATTTATCGCGCGTCACGAACCTTTTGAACGTGAATGGTACGCAGGCTCGGCGGGCTATTTGTCGCGCGAGCAGAGTGAGTTTTGCGTGGCGCTGCGCTCGGCGAAACTCAGCGGCGATACGGTACGCCTCTACGCCGGGGCGGGGATTGTACCCGGATCGGATGCGCAACAAGAGTGGCAGGAAATCGATAATAAAGCGGCGGGGCTGCGATCATTATTGTTCCGGACGCACGTATAA
- the menD gene encoding 2-succinyl-5-enolpyruvyl-6-hydroxy-3-cyclohexene-1-carboxylic-acid synthase gives MSISSFNRRWAAVILEALTRHGVRHVCIAPGSRSTPLTLAAAENRAFIHHTHFDERGLGHLALGLAKASNEPVAVIVTSGTAVANLYPALIEAGLTGEKLVLLTADRPPELIDCGANQAIRQPGMFASHPTESIALPRPSQDIPARWLVSTIDNLLGALRGGAVHINCPFAEPLYGEMDDTGLAWQQALGDWWQDDKPWLHVPTPLNGEKQRDWFFWRQKRGVVVAGRMSAAEGQKLAEWAKMLGWPLIGDALSQTGQPLPCADLWLGNSQAVEELNQAHIVLQFGSSLTGKRLLQWQATCAPQEYWLIDNLTGRLDPAQHRGRRLVSSVADWLAQHPAEPRAPWYGAIPALSAQAWEKVRMQRDIFGEAQLAHRITEYLPEQGQLFLGNSLVVRLVDALAQLPVGYPVYSNRGASGIDGLLSTAAGVQRATARPTLAIVGDLSALYDLNALALLRQASAPFVLLVVNNNGGQIFSLLPTPPAEREQFYLMPQNVHFDHAAAMFDLAYHRPENWDELEQALTGAWHKPGATVIELVVNDTDGAQTLQSLLAQVSQL, from the coding sequence ATGTCAATAAGTTCATTTAACCGACGCTGGGCGGCGGTGATCCTCGAAGCCTTAACCCGCCACGGTGTCAGGCATGTGTGCATTGCTCCGGGATCCCGTTCCACCCCTTTAACCCTGGCCGCTGCGGAAAACCGCGCGTTTATTCATCACACCCATTTTGATGAACGCGGGTTAGGTCACCTTGCGCTGGGGCTGGCGAAAGCCAGTAATGAACCGGTGGCAGTGATTGTGACATCCGGTACGGCGGTAGCAAATCTTTATCCCGCGCTGATTGAAGCGGGGCTGACCGGTGAAAAGCTGGTGCTACTCACCGCCGACCGCCCGCCAGAACTGATCGACTGCGGTGCCAACCAGGCCATTCGCCAGCCGGGTATGTTCGCCTCACACCCGACCGAATCCATCGCTTTACCGCGGCCTTCGCAGGATATTCCGGCGCGCTGGCTGGTCTCGACCATTGATAACCTGCTCGGCGCGTTACGCGGCGGGGCAGTGCATATCAACTGCCCGTTCGCCGAGCCGCTGTATGGCGAGATGGACGATACCGGGCTTGCCTGGCAACAAGCGCTGGGCGACTGGTGGCAGGATGACAAACCCTGGCTGCATGTCCCGACGCCGTTAAACGGTGAAAAGCAGCGCGACTGGTTTTTCTGGCGGCAAAAACGCGGCGTGGTCGTGGCGGGGCGCATGAGTGCTGCCGAAGGCCAGAAGCTCGCCGAGTGGGCAAAAATGCTGGGCTGGCCGCTTATCGGCGATGCGTTATCGCAAACGGGTCAGCCGCTGCCGTGTGCCGATCTCTGGCTTGGAAATAGCCAGGCGGTGGAGGAGCTGAACCAGGCGCATATCGTGTTGCAATTTGGCAGCAGCCTCACCGGCAAACGCCTGTTACAGTGGCAGGCGACTTGTGCACCGCAAGAGTACTGGTTGATTGATAACCTGACCGGCAGGCTCGATCCCGCCCAGCATCGCGGGCGTCGGCTGGTCTCAAGCGTTGCCGACTGGCTGGCGCAGCATCCGGCCGAGCCGCGCGCGCCCTGGTATGGCGCTATCCCCGCGCTTTCCGCCCAGGCGTGGGAAAAAGTGCGTATGCAGCGCGACATCTTCGGCGAGGCGCAACTGGCGCACCGCATTACGGAGTATTTACCCGAACAGGGACAACTGTTTTTGGGCAATAGCCTGGTGGTGCGGCTGGTGGATGCACTGGCGCAATTACCGGTGGGTTACCCGGTTTACAGTAATCGCGGCGCGAGCGGCATTGATGGTCTGCTTTCCACCGCTGCGGGCGTGCAACGGGCAACGGCGCGCCCGACGCTGGCGATTGTCGGCGATCTCTCGGCCCTTTACGATCTGAACGCGCTGGCGCTGCTGCGCCAGGCTTCCGCGCCGTTTGTGCTGCTGGTGGTCAATAACAACGGCGGGCAGATTTTCTCGCTCTTACCTACGCCGCCTGCCGAGCGCGAGCAGTTTTACCTGATGCCACAGAATGTCCATTTTGACCACGCCGCTGCCATGTTCGACCTTGCCTATCACCGCCCGGAAAATTGGGATGAGCTGGAACAAGCATTGACCGGGGCCTGGCACAAACCGGGAGCCACGGTAATTGAACTGGTGGTCAACGACACGGACGGCGCGCAAACTCTGCAAAGCCTGCTGGCGCAGGTGAGCCAGCTATGA
- a CDS encoding GNAT family N-acetyltransferase, translating into MIRWQDLHHSELTVPALYALLKLRCEVFVVEQTCPYLDIDGDDLIGENRHLLGWQGDELVAYARILKSNDDLSPVVIGRVIVSAQVRGEKLGYQLMERAVASCQQHWPQHALYLGAQAHLQSFYHHFGFQPVTDIYDEDGIPHVGMALEVRQA; encoded by the coding sequence ATGATCCGCTGGCAAGACCTGCACCACTCTGAACTCACTGTTCCCGCGCTGTATGCGCTACTCAAATTGCGCTGTGAAGTATTTGTCGTCGAACAAACCTGCCCCTATCTCGATATTGATGGCGATGACCTGATTGGCGAGAACCGCCATCTGCTGGGTTGGCAGGGTGATGAGCTGGTCGCGTATGCGAGGATTCTGAAAAGTAACGATGATTTGTCGCCGGTTGTCATTGGCCGGGTGATTGTCAGCGCTCAGGTTCGCGGGGAAAAACTGGGTTATCAATTGATGGAACGCGCGGTCGCTTCCTGCCAGCAACATTGGCCGCAGCACGCGCTGTATCTGGGCGCACAGGCGCATCTGCAATCTTTTTATCATCATTTTGGTTTCCAGCCGGTGACTGATATTTATGACGAAGACGGCATTCCTCACGTGGGGATGGCCCTCGAGGTTCGCCAGGCGTAA
- the elaB gene encoding stress response protein ElaB, with translation MSNQFDSHIDDDLTLLSETLEEVLRSSGDPADQKYIELKARAEQALHDVKNRVSSASDTYYYRAKKAVYRADDYVHEKPWQGIGAGAAVGLVLGLLLARR, from the coding sequence ATGTCTAATCAATTCGATTCACATATTGACGACGACCTGACCCTGCTGAGCGAAACGCTGGAAGAAGTACTCCGCTCCTCAGGCGACCCCGCTGACCAGAAGTATATTGAACTGAAAGCCCGCGCCGAACAGGCGTTGCATGACGTGAAAAACCGCGTCAGCAGTGCATCGGATACCTACTATTACCGTGCGAAAAAAGCGGTTTACCGTGCCGATGACTATGTGCATGAAAAACCGTGGCAAGGCATTGGTGCTGGTGCTGCCGTTGGCCTGGTACTCGGTCTGCTGTTAGCCCGTCGCTAA
- the menB gene encoding 1,4-dihydroxy-2-naphthoyl-CoA synthase, with the protein MIYPDESMLYAPVEWRDCSEGYTDIRYQKSADGIAKITINRPEVRNAFRPLTVKEMIDAMSDARYDDNIGVIILTGEGEKAFCAGGDQKVRGDYGGYQDDSGVHHLNVLDFQRQIRTCPKPVVAMVAGYSIGGGHVLHMMCDLTIAAENAIFGQTGPKVGSFDGGWGASYMARIVGQKKAREIWFLCRQYDAQQALDMGLVNTVVPVAELEKETVRWCREMLQNSPMALRCLKAALNADCDGQAGLQELAGNATMLFYMTEEGQEGRNAFNQKRQPDFSKFKRNP; encoded by the coding sequence ATGATCTACCCCGATGAAAGCATGCTCTACGCGCCGGTTGAATGGCGTGACTGTTCCGAAGGTTACACCGACATCCGTTATCAGAAATCCGCCGACGGCATCGCCAAAATCACCATTAACCGCCCAGAAGTGCGCAACGCCTTTCGCCCGCTGACGGTAAAAGAGATGATCGATGCGATGTCCGACGCACGTTATGACGACAACATCGGGGTGATCATTTTGACTGGTGAAGGGGAAAAAGCCTTCTGTGCCGGTGGTGATCAGAAAGTGCGCGGCGATTACGGCGGCTATCAGGATGATTCCGGTGTCCATCACCTTAACGTTCTCGACTTCCAGCGCCAGATCCGCACCTGTCCGAAACCGGTGGTGGCAATGGTTGCCGGTTATTCTATTGGCGGCGGCCACGTCCTGCATATGATGTGCGATCTGACCATCGCGGCGGAAAATGCCATTTTCGGCCAGACCGGCCCGAAAGTCGGCTCCTTCGACGGCGGCTGGGGCGCTTCCTATATGGCGCGTATTGTCGGGCAGAAAAAAGCCCGCGAAATCTGGTTCCTCTGCCGTCAGTACGATGCGCAGCAGGCGCTGGACATGGGGCTGGTCAATACCGTTGTGCCGGTTGCAGAGCTGGAAAAAGAGACCGTGCGCTGGTGTCGTGAAATGCTGCAAAACAGCCCAATGGCGCTGCGCTGCCTGAAAGCTGCGCTCAACGCCGATTGCGATGGTCAGGCCGGTTTGCAGGAGCTGGCGGGCAACGCCACGATGCTGTTCTATATGACCGAAGAAGGGCAGGAAGGGCGCAACGCCTTTAACCAGAAACGCCAGCCTGACTTCAGCAAATTTAAACGGAACCCGTAA
- the menH gene encoding 2-succinyl-6-hydroxy-2,4-cyclohexadiene-1-carboxylate synthase — protein MSLHVDAIAGRQPLPWLVFLHGFSGDNREWQEVGSALDNFPRLYLDLPGHGGSAALSVASFDEMDALLRATLVRYNILTYWLVGYSLGGRIALYHASQQPVGLKGLIVEGSHPGLVDDNARAARLASDRQWCDRLRHQPLTQVFDAWYRQPVFAALTEPQRAALVALRSQNHGANLAAMLEATSLAHQPDLRRPLRAVSFPIHYLYGEHDSKFQALASDVSRHCHAIPAAGHNAHRDNPAAVASALARILRLEIKDTL, from the coding sequence ATGAGCCTGCACGTCGACGCCATTGCTGGTCGGCAGCCGCTGCCGTGGCTGGTGTTTCTGCACGGTTTTTCCGGCGATAACCGCGAGTGGCAAGAGGTGGGTTCAGCGCTGGATAATTTCCCGCGTTTATATCTGGATCTGCCCGGGCATGGCGGTTCGGCAGCGTTGTCTGTTGCCTCCTTTGACGAGATGGATGCGTTACTGCGCGCAACCCTTGTTCGTTACAACATCCTTACCTACTGGCTGGTGGGCTATTCACTTGGCGGGCGCATTGCGCTGTATCATGCCAGCCAGCAACCGGTGGGTTTAAAAGGCCTTATTGTCGAAGGCAGTCATCCCGGTCTGGTGGATGATAATGCCCGCGCTGCGCGGCTGGCCTCCGATCGGCAGTGGTGCGATCGCCTGCGCCATCAGCCGCTGACGCAGGTATTTGACGCCTGGTATCGCCAGCCGGTATTTGCTGCGCTGACTGAGCCGCAGCGTGCGGCGCTGGTGGCGCTACGCAGCCAGAACCACGGCGCGAATTTAGCCGCCATGCTGGAGGCCACATCCCTGGCGCATCAGCCGGATTTGCGCCGCCCGTTGCGGGCAGTATCTTTCCCGATTCATTATCTATACGGTGAACATGACAGTAAGTTTCAGGCGCTGGCGAGCGACGTCTCGCGCCACTGTCACGCCATTCCTGCCGCCGGGCACAACGCGCACCGGGACAATCCCGCTGCCGTTGCTTCTGCCCTGGCGCGAATTCTGCGTCTTGAGATAAAGGACACACTATGA
- the menE gene encoding o-succinylbenzoate--CoA ligase: MMFSDWPWRYWRQMRGEQAAIRLGQQTLNWQQLCVRVDHLATGFARQGVREGDGVMLRARNQPETVLTWLALLQCGARILPVNPQLPALLLDALLPPLTLRFALDFEPVPLHGGLTALEMTEVEGTYAVGWQAQRLASMTLTSGSTGLPKAAVHTCAAHLASAEGVLALIPFAPQDDWLLSLPLFHVSGQGILWRWLFAGARITVHHTLPLEQALSDCSHASLVPTQLWRLLNDNHPLSLKAVLLGGAAIPVELTLQARAHGIRSWCGYGLTEFASTVCAKEADGAPDVGYALPGREVKIVDEEVWLRASSQASGYWRDGELLPMVNADGWFPTRDRGVLNDGCLTIHGRLDNLFFSGGEGIQPEEVERIIARHPQVLQVLVVPVDDAEFGQRPVAVVECEGEVNTAALSAWVANKLARFQQPVRWLALPADLKNGGIKISRRAVQQWVNRAEK; the protein is encoded by the coding sequence ATGATGTTTTCCGACTGGCCCTGGCGTTACTGGCGTCAGATGCGCGGGGAACAGGCGGCGATTCGCCTCGGGCAGCAAACCCTGAACTGGCAGCAACTCTGCGTACGCGTTGACCATCTGGCAACCGGTTTTGCCCGCCAGGGTGTGCGCGAGGGTGATGGCGTGATGTTGCGCGCCCGCAACCAGCCGGAAACCGTTCTCACCTGGCTGGCACTGCTGCAATGCGGGGCGCGGATATTACCCGTTAACCCGCAATTGCCCGCACTGTTGCTGGATGCGCTCCTGCCGCCATTGACGCTGCGTTTCGCCCTCGATTTTGAGCCAGTGCCGCTACACGGCGGGTTGACTGCCCTGGAAATGACCGAGGTCGAGGGGACTTACGCTGTGGGCTGGCAGGCGCAGCGGCTGGCGTCAATGACATTAACGTCCGGCTCCACCGGTTTACCAAAAGCGGCGGTGCATACCTGTGCGGCGCATCTTGCCAGCGCCGAAGGCGTACTCGCGTTGATCCCGTTTGCGCCGCAAGATGACTGGCTCCTCTCGCTGCCGCTGTTTCATGTTTCCGGGCAGGGCATTTTATGGCGCTGGCTGTTCGCCGGTGCGCGCATCACGGTGCATCACACTTTACCGCTGGAGCAGGCGCTGTCCGACTGTAGCCATGCATCGCTGGTACCCACGCAGCTCTGGCGTTTACTCAACGATAATCACCCCCTCTCACTAAAGGCTGTTTTGCTCGGCGGGGCGGCTATCCCGGTTGAACTCACGTTACAGGCGCGCGCGCACGGTATTCGTAGCTGGTGTGGTTACGGGTTGACTGAGTTTGCCTCAACGGTTTGCGCGAAAGAGGCCGATGGCGCACCGGATGTGGGCTACGCCCTGCCGGGCCGCGAGGTCAAAATTGTCGACGAAGAGGTGTGGCTGCGCGCCAGTAGCCAGGCATCCGGCTACTGGCGCGACGGTGAACTGTTGCCGATGGTCAATGCTGACGGCTGGTTTCCCACCCGCGATCGCGGGGTGCTGAACGATGGCTGCCTGACTATTCACGGTAGGCTGGATAACCTCTTTTTTAGCGGCGGTGAAGGCATTCAGCCCGAAGAGGTGGAGCGCATAATCGCCCGCCATCCACAGGTGCTGCAAGTCCTTGTGGTACCGGTCGATGATGCGGAATTCGGCCAGCGGCCCGTCGCAGTTGTTGAATGTGAAGGCGAAGTGAATACCGCCGCGCTGAGCGCATGGGTGGCGAATAAACTGGCGCGTTTTCAGCAACCGGTACGTTGGCTGGCGCTACCCGCCGATCTCAAAAATGGTGGGATCAAAATCTCCCGCCGTGCGGTGCAACAATGGGTTAACCGCGCGGAAAAATAG
- the menC gene encoding o-succinylbenzoate synthase — protein sequence MRQAQVYRWQIPLDAGVVLRERRLKTRDGLFVHLQENGHEGWGEIAPLPGFSRETLDEVQPVVIDWVRGWLDGASSPLPAPPSAAFGLSCALAELHDALPQPADYRAAMLCTGDPDELFATLAALPGEKLAKVKVGLYEAVRDGMVVNLLLESIPDLHLRLDANRAWTPLKAQQFAKYVNPEYRARIVFLEEPCQRREESLAFAQESGIAIAWDESLRDEDFSFEHKQGVSAVVIKPTLTGSLQKVQQQVAQAQALGLTVVISSSVESSLGLTQLARIAAWLTPGTVPGLDTLQLMQCQLIRRWPESDLPCLPVDALEPLL from the coding sequence ATGCGACAGGCGCAGGTTTACCGCTGGCAAATCCCGCTTGATGCAGGCGTAGTGCTGCGTGAACGCCGTCTGAAGACCCGCGACGGGCTGTTCGTCCATCTGCAAGAGAATGGGCATGAAGGCTGGGGGGAAATAGCGCCGCTGCCGGGCTTCAGCCGGGAAACGCTTGATGAGGTTCAGCCGGTCGTTATTGACTGGGTGCGTGGCTGGCTGGACGGCGCATCTTCGCCATTGCCTGCGCCGCCTTCTGCGGCGTTCGGCCTCAGTTGCGCGCTGGCGGAGCTGCATGATGCACTGCCGCAACCTGCCGATTACCGCGCGGCGATGCTCTGTACTGGCGATCCGGACGAGTTGTTCGCCACCCTGGCCGCCTTGCCCGGCGAGAAGCTGGCAAAAGTGAAAGTCGGGCTGTATGAAGCCGTGCGCGACGGCATGGTGGTCAACCTGCTGCTGGAATCGATTCCCGATCTGCACCTGCGCCTGGATGCAAACCGCGCCTGGACGCCGCTGAAAGCGCAACAATTCGCTAAATATGTGAACCCGGAATATCGTGCGCGCATCGTATTTCTTGAAGAGCCTTGTCAGCGGCGTGAAGAGTCGCTGGCGTTCGCGCAGGAAAGCGGGATTGCCATCGCCTGGGATGAGAGCCTGCGCGACGAGGATTTTTCGTTTGAGCACAAGCAAGGTGTGAGCGCTGTGGTTATCAAACCGACACTCACCGGTAGCCTGCAAAAAGTGCAGCAGCAGGTTGCGCAAGCGCAAGCGCTCGGCCTGACGGTGGTCATCAGTTCATCTGTCGAGTCGAGCCTTGGCTTAACGCAACTGGCACGCATTGCCGCCTGGCTGACGCCGGGCACCGTGCCGGGGCTGGATACCTTACAACTGATGCAGTGCCAGTTGATCCGCCGCTGGCCAGAGAGTGATTTACCCTGCTTGCCGGTTGATGCACTGGAACCTTTACTATGA